gaaggactggtgctgaagctgaagctccaatactttggccacctgatatgaagagccaactcattagaaaagaccctgatgctgggaaagattgaaggcagaaggagaaggggatgacagaggacgagatggttggatgacatcaccaactggatggacatgagtttgagcaaactctgggagatggtgaaggacagggaagcctggtgagctgcagtccatggggtcacaaaaagttggacacaacttagtgactgaacaacagacagTCATGACGATAATGGATGGAGATGTTGTGAGCTATGCTAAGATAGGTTAAAAACCAAATTGAAAATTGAGCTCTATGTTAATTAATTCACCATAATGTTTTTCCTCATTGTCTCCTCTGTTTCtggattttttaatctttttatttttttttcggattttttgatctttttaaaaaatatttatttatttttggctgtactgggtcttcgttgctttgcatgggctttctctagtttcagggagtggggactactcttcattgcggtgtgcaggcttctcattgtggtgccttctcttgttgcagagcatgggtgctgggcatgtgggtttcagtagtaGTGGCGCATGGGGGGTAGTTTCTCcctggcatgtggaaccttcctggaccagggattgaacctgtgttccctgcattggctaGTGCATTTctgtccactgtgccaccaggaaagtccttgttTCCTGGTTTTTAGACAtagttttactcattttttcttGAATATCAAACTTACTATGCTTACTGTAGAAAAAAGAGAATCTTATTTATTAAAAGCTATGCAAATGCTCTCCAAACTCAGAAGATACAGCGAAGGTGACTGGGAAGACTGGAAAGACAGGAGACTGAGCACAAACCAGTGCAGCATGCTTTTGATCGGGAGcctctgagcaaactcctgggtACTCCTAAGGACGAAACTCTTCTTCTACCCCCAATTCTTCTTTTGCTGGATCTTGTGAAACAGTGTGGGGGAGTGCAAAAGGCACCACCATATTGGGAGCAGGGCAGACCTAGTTTGAAACTCTGTTGCTATGGTGAGCATCTTggtataatttttaaagcttGCTGAACTTTTGCCTCCTCATCCATAGAGTGGGGGATAATAATACTTAATCTGCAGAGTTATTATGAGATTAGAAGGTGAGGATACTTGTCACGTGCCTGGTACTTTGCAGGTAGGGGTTTAAAACAGAGCAAGTGGATCCAATCTCCTGTCTAATATCAGAGTAGGCACTACTAGGATATTATACAGGGGCCTGGCCGTGAGATCTGTCGGGAGATTGACTGCCCTCCTTCCATCCTTAGTGCTCAGGCATGACAGTAGTATCTCCTTTTCTACATGAGGCTCACATGTAACCTATCACTTCATTACCTGTCGTTCCAGCAGCACTGAGGATGAGCTAGGAagaatttccttctcccttccacACTCCTCTCCTAGGCTCCAGGATTTGTATCTATTTTTCCCTCTGGACAGCACACCCTTCATGTTTAACTAAGcctggttgttgtttagttgttcagtcatgtccaactctttcatgaccccatggactgtaggccgccaggctcctctgtccttgggattttccagacaagaacacgggagtgagttgccattgcctgctgtaggggaccttcctgacccagggatcaaacccacatcttctgtattggcaggtggattctttactgctaaaccAACTAAGCCTGGCTATTTATTGCCTGTTTAAAATCATGGCTTTTGCATGTGCTTTGGGGCGAAGAAGGCATCTGAGAGCCACAGTAGATGCTCCCAACCCCTTAAGCCCAATAGATGCCTGATCTCAGTCCTCTTGCCCTGCACGTGGCTCTCGGCTCTGTCTTGGTGATATGTCAAACAGGGGTCACTCTTTTTTGTGTCCTTCTGGAAGGGAAGAAGAGTCCTGTTAAACACGTGCAGAACTAGCCCAGGAAGGTAAGGTGACCACATTAGAAAAACAGGGTGACTGTATTTTCAGAAACAGTATGAGGATCCAGGGGCAAAGTAGCTATTtaaccttcattttaaaaaaattatttatttttgactgtgctgggtcttcgttactgtCTGGGATTTTCTGTAGTTGCAAccagcagtggcttctcttgtaacCGAGCAtagctctagggtgtgtgggcttcagtagttctaGAACTCTAGAGTACAGCTcatagctgtggtgtgtgggcctagttgctctgaggcatgtgggatctttctggatcagggattgaaccagaggcTCCTGaataggcaggcagattttttgccactgagccaccagggaagcccctcaacctTCATTTTTATTGAGAGATGAAGTCAAGTAACTCTGAGTATATAGAGGAGGAATCTGTTTTAGACAGTtctaagctcaacattcagaaaactaagatcatggcatctggtcccatcacttcatgggaaatagatggggaaacagtggaaacagtgtcagactttatttttgggggctccaaaatcactgcagatggtgattgcagccttgaaattaaaagacgcttactccttggaaggaaagttatgaccaacctagacagcatactaaaaagcagagacattactttgccaacaaaggtccgactagtcaaggctatggtttttccagtggtcatgtatggatgtgagagttggatagtgaagaaacctgagcactgaaaaattgatgcttttgaactgtggtgttggagaagactcttgagagtcccttggactgcaaggagatccaaccagtccatcctaaaggagataagtcctgggtgttcattggaaggactgatgctgaagctgaaactccagtactttggccacctcatgcaaagagttgactcattggaaaagaccctgatgctgggagggattcagggcaggaaaagaaggtgacgacagaggatgagatggttggatggcatcactgactcgatgggcatgagtttcagtaaactccgggagtgtgtgatggacaggaaggcctggcgtgctgtgattcatggggtagcaaagagtcggacacgactgagtgactgaactgaactgaactgaactgaagtgatgtcTACACTGTTTCTCACTAGGGCAGCATCCCCCACTCCACACAGGCCAGTTAACTCTCTAAGAGTTAtacaaaatgacttttaaaatgattGCTTAAATTTAACTTCAAAGATCTTTGCTATCTCTTGTCTTTACGGGTGGTGTAGGTTTCTTTCTGTAAGAAGCACTTCTGAAGTGGTAAAGAAAATACAATATGATTTGAGAAAGTTtagtaaaattataaatattgccTTCACTCTCCtcacttttttttattaatcACTTGGTATTATCTTTAATTAAGTACAAAGACTTTTCCAATCACATCACATAGAGATCATTTTAGCCACTGCTCTGTTTGGCTGCCAGTCTCTTGTCTCTCTCATCAGcaatagaaagaaagtgaagtcactcagtcatgtccaattctttgtgaccccatggactgtagcccaccaggctcttccatccatggagttttctaggcaagagtacttgagtgggttgccatttccttctccaatggtaAGGCGAATACCCTTTCCACGGGGAAGAGAGATCCACCGTATGTTGCCTTTGCCAATAATGAAAATGTTCGAGAGCCATGTGGCAAAGTTGTTGCCATTCGCATCTTTCACGTGAACTACATCAAAAGAGCCTGGATGTCTTTCCCGGTTGGTAATCACACAAATTCTTCCCAGGTTAGCACCTCCCATCATCATGCACAGGTTACCAGTGTCAAATTTGATGAAATCAGTAATCTTGCCAGTCCCCAAGTCAATTTGAATGGTGTCATTCACCTTGATGAGGGGATTCGGGTAATGGATGGTGCGAGCATCATGGGTCACCAGATGAGGGATTCCTTTTATCCCCACAAAGATCTTTCTTACTTTGCACAACTTATACTTGGCCTCCTCAGGTATAATACTAAAAGGTTgctgctgaaccatgaaagacaccttgattcttggcctccgggggagaagaattcaatccagggccagagatgaggcttgatcgctcaaagcttttgtgtaatagaattttattaaagtataaaagagatagagaaaacttctgacatagacatcagaagagggcagaggggcagaaagagtgccccctcactagtgttagcaatggagttatatactttttaattacttattaaaatgagtcaaaagaatgtctggaggttgtaaagacttcactagacccactcccataatttacattttaagataacgagattagccagaaggttttctccagagactgtcctcaagcaggatacattattgttacataatcctaaggaatatagaggggaaaaaaaacatttgtcctttcttcctccctgagaattccagacccctctctccttggggacccctggacttcttatcaacatgcctaggaattgactctctcaatacAATGAACAGCAAAGCGATCCTTGGTGTCATAGATCAAATGAAAATTCTCTCCAGTCTTATCAACGCTGATGACATTCATAAAAGCAGTAGGGTAGGTTGTATTGGTGTGGACTTTGCCTTTGATCTTAATGAAATGCTGCATGCAAATCTTCTTCATTTCATCTCCTGTTAGGGCATACTTAAATCTGCTCTTTAAGAAAATGATTAGGGGCAGACATTCTCTCAGCTTGTGGGAAGCGGTAGATGGACAAGGGGCAAACACACCAGTCAGTTTATCCAGCATCCAATGTTTTGGAGCTTCCATATTCTGGAGGCCTGCCTTCTTCCCAACCTTCTCACTTTGCTCaactatttctatttttccatattatttttccTCATGCATACACATATCTATTTAATTGCAATcaatttgaatattattttgaaatgtatattaattttatactaTGAAGTCTTCTTCATATTTTATAGACtttctattataattttaatttctgtgtaatattccatcttGTTCATGTAAAGTTATTAAATCATCAGGCTGCTGCATCTATTTAGCTTTTCAACAGATATTTTCAGTGTATGATATATACTTGGGACTGTGCAAGGTCGACTTTTTAATGCTGTGGATGACTAGGCCAAAAGTTGTGAATTTTTTCCAACAAATGCTTTGCGTTAACAATCCAAAATGATTGTACTAGTATATCTTGTGACAAGCAGTACATGAGTTCATTAATTTTGCCCTGTGCTCACTAGCATTAAGTGTTATcattttttatggtttttctaAAAGCATCATTTCCCACAAAACCCTAAAATAATCAGGAGAAAGCAGCGTTTACTGCTCTGAA
The genomic region above belongs to Cervus elaphus chromosome 14, mCerEla1.1, whole genome shotgun sequence and contains:
- the LOC122707419 gene encoding 40S ribosomal protein S4, X isoform-like encodes the protein MPVSQTLTFLKEYALPASSDSYLIPSQSLGPITDVKKQKIKSERKCKREESIKLTHLSLDRLPSTPDGARYRLLLATSHSNNLEKNPNNTLTGLQNKTVLPAPELIGKMYIQQVGTGDVGHTPQQPTYFLLAEIVEQSEKVGKKAGLQNMEAPKHWMLDKLTGVFAPCPSTASHKLRECLPLIIFLKSRFKYALTGDEMKKICMQHFIKIKGKVHTNTTYPTAFMNVISVDKTGENFHLIYDTKDRFAVHCIERQPFSIIPEEAKYKLCKVRKIFVGIKGIPHLVTHDARTIHYPNPLIKVNDTIQIDLGTGKITDFIKFDTGNLCMMMGGANLGRICVITNRERHPGSFDVVHVKDANGNNFATWLSNIFIIGKGNIRWISLPRGKGIRLSIADERDKRLAAKQSSG